A genomic stretch from Sporocytophaga myxococcoides includes:
- a CDS encoding YceI family protein, with translation MKTESKRQTNISEERDTLWIIDQDHTTIRFFAKHLIISKISGIFKSFEGKVKSVGNDFSTAEIEFKAEVKSLDTGKKERDTHLLSEDFFKASKYPHIHFISTSIRRINSKEFEVEGDITIKDVKKSILMNVHLGGITIDPSGQERAGFSMSAWVNRFDFGLNWNNVMDTGGAIVGEKIDIECDVEIVKRN, from the coding sequence ATGAAGACAGAATCAAAGCGACAAACCAATATTTCAGAAGAAAGAGATACCTTATGGATTATTGATCAGGACCATACCACTATCAGGTTTTTTGCCAAACATCTTATCATATCTAAAATCTCAGGTATATTCAAGTCATTTGAAGGAAAGGTAAAATCTGTGGGCAATGATTTTTCAACTGCTGAAATAGAATTTAAAGCAGAAGTAAAAAGTCTTGATACTGGAAAAAAAGAACGCGATACCCATCTTCTTTCTGAGGATTTTTTTAAGGCATCAAAATATCCTCATATTCATTTTATAAGCACCTCCATACGCAGAATAAACTCTAAAGAGTTTGAAGTTGAAGGAGATATCACAATAAAAGATGTAAAAAAAAGTATTTTAATGAACGTTCATCTCGGAGGTATAACCATAGACCCATCCGGGCAAGAAAGAGCAGGATTTAGTATGTCTGCCTGGGTAAATCGGTTTGATTTCGGATTAAACTGGAATAATGTAATGGACACCGGAGGTGCTATTGTAGGAGAAAAAATTGATATTGAATGTGATGTGGAAATAGTAAAGCGAAATTAG
- a CDS encoding DUF7793 family protein has product MNNTPIFENNIISLSYLGKILLVDYKKRSIIDLKAVQNSIKEREKLAKKAPLLVIADISKIEYITRDARAFLAGPSNKTLATAIVFHSKIQEVIGKIYIKFHKPKTPVKLFTRISDAHEWLQTFIKS; this is encoded by the coding sequence ATGAATAACACTCCAATTTTTGAAAATAATATCATTTCACTTTCTTATTTAGGAAAAATACTTTTAGTTGATTACAAAAAAAGATCAATAATAGACTTAAAGGCAGTTCAAAATTCCATTAAAGAAAGAGAAAAACTCGCCAAAAAAGCCCCGCTCCTGGTTATTGCTGATATTTCTAAAATTGAATATATCACTAGGGATGCCAGAGCATTTTTAGCAGGACCTTCAAACAAAACATTAGCTACTGCCATCGTTTTTCATTCTAAAATACAGGAAGTAATTGGCAAGATTTATATTAAATTCCATAAGCCTAAAACCCCGGTAAAATTATTTACCAGGATTTCAGATGCTCACGAATGGCTTCAGACTTTTATAAAGTCATAA
- the sufC gene encoding Fe-S cluster assembly ATPase SufC — MLKIKDLKASVDGKEILKGINLEVKAGEVHAIMGPNGSGKSTLASVLAGRADYEVTGGSVEFLGKDLLDLAPEERAGEGVFLAFQYPVEIPGVSNTNFLKTAVNEIRQYRKQEPLDSVTFLNIMKEKMKLVEIDQALLKRSLNEGFSGGEKKRNEIFQMAMLEPKLSILDETDSGLDIDALRIVANGVNTLKSKETASIVVTHYQRLLDYIVPDFVHVLYNGRIVKSGTKELALELEEKGYDWIKNEVKAGSAV, encoded by the coding sequence ATGTTAAAGATAAAAGACCTTAAAGCTTCCGTAGATGGAAAAGAAATTCTGAAAGGAATAAACCTGGAAGTAAAGGCTGGCGAGGTCCATGCGATCATGGGACCTAACGGATCAGGAAAAAGTACACTTGCCTCTGTACTTGCAGGTAGAGCAGATTACGAAGTAACAGGCGGAAGTGTTGAGTTTTTAGGAAAAGATTTATTGGATCTTGCTCCGGAAGAGAGAGCTGGAGAAGGTGTATTCCTTGCATTTCAGTATCCAGTAGAAATACCTGGAGTTTCTAATACAAACTTTCTGAAAACTGCTGTGAATGAAATTCGCCAGTACCGTAAGCAAGAGCCTCTTGATTCTGTAACATTTCTTAATATAATGAAGGAAAAAATGAAGCTTGTTGAAATCGATCAGGCTTTATTAAAGAGATCTTTGAATGAAGGATTCTCCGGAGGTGAGAAAAAAAGAAATGAGATCTTCCAGATGGCAATGCTTGAGCCTAAATTATCAATCCTTGATGAAACGGATTCAGGACTTGATATCGACGCATTGAGAATTGTTGCTAATGGCGTAAATACTCTGAAGTCAAAAGAAACTGCATCAATAGTAGTTACCCACTACCAAAGACTTCTGGACTACATTGTTCCTGATTTTGTACACGTGCTATATAACGGACGTATTGTAAAATCAGGCACAAAAGAACTTGCGCTTGAGCTTGAAGAAAAAGGTTACGATTGGATTAAAAACGAAGTAAAGGCAGGATCTGCAGTTTAA
- a CDS encoding SUF system Fe-S cluster assembly protein yields the protein MSSEETKLNHDDEALKEKVLDAIKTIYDPEIPVNIYELGLIYDINVFPVNNVHVVMTLTSPSCPSAGTIPGEVEQKIREIEGINDVSVELTFDPPYHQDMMSEAAKLELGFL from the coding sequence ATGAGTTCAGAAGAGACTAAATTAAATCATGACGATGAAGCCTTAAAGGAAAAAGTCCTTGACGCTATCAAAACGATTTATGATCCTGAGATTCCTGTTAATATCTATGAATTAGGGTTGATTTATGATATTAATGTTTTTCCGGTAAATAACGTGCATGTTGTTATGACCCTTACATCTCCCTCCTGCCCCAGCGCTGGTACCATACCAGGAGAAGTTGAGCAAAAGATCAGAGAAATCGAAGGGATCAACGATGTAAGTGTAGAACTGACTTTTGATCCTCCTTACCATCAGGACATGATGAGTGAGGCTGCCAAACTTGAGTTGGGCTTTTTATAG
- a CDS encoding Lrp/AsnC ligand binding domain-containing protein produces MDKNSEIDNVDLKILSLLMENAGIAYTDIAKEIFVSPGTVHVRMKKMEQLGIVKGSHLSIDYARLGYDVTAFLGIYLEKSSFYDQAVKELLEIPEVVNVHYTTGNYSMFVKIICKDTQHLRQVLHDKIQKVSGIQRTETSISLEESINRNIKLF; encoded by the coding sequence ATGGACAAAAATTCTGAAATTGATAATGTGGATCTCAAAATCCTTTCCTTACTCATGGAAAATGCGGGAATTGCATATACCGATATAGCAAAGGAAATATTTGTATCCCCTGGTACAGTACATGTTAGAATGAAAAAAATGGAGCAACTGGGAATTGTCAAAGGATCCCATCTTTCTATTGATTATGCACGTCTGGGTTATGATGTAACGGCATTCCTTGGTATATATCTGGAAAAGAGTTCCTTTTATGATCAGGCAGTAAAAGAATTACTGGAAATACCAGAAGTGGTCAATGTCCACTATACCACAGGAAATTACAGCATGTTTGTAAAAATAATCTGTAAAGACACCCAACACCTGAGACAGGTCTTGCACGATAAAATTCAAAAAGTATCTGGTATTCAACGTACTGAAACAAGTATATCTCTCGAAGAATCTATAAATAGAAATATTAAACTTTTTTGA
- a CDS encoding SufE family protein, whose protein sequence is MSAAEKTVKEIQNQVVEEFSFFDEWDEKYAYLIELGKKLEILDPSHKTEEKKIKGCQSQVWLNSYLKDDKIYYQADSDAVIVKGLVSLLVRVFSGHPPAEVAQADIDFIDEIGLKQHLSPTRSNGLVSMLKQMKLDAVAFQALLQSKQ, encoded by the coding sequence ATGAGCGCAGCAGAAAAAACAGTTAAGGAAATACAAAATCAGGTAGTCGAAGAGTTTTCATTTTTCGATGAGTGGGATGAAAAATATGCCTATCTGATTGAATTGGGTAAAAAACTGGAAATACTAGATCCATCTCATAAAACAGAAGAAAAGAAAATAAAAGGATGTCAGTCACAGGTATGGTTAAATTCTTACCTGAAAGATGACAAAATTTATTATCAGGCTGATAGCGATGCAGTGATTGTAAAGGGATTGGTTAGTTTACTTGTAAGAGTCTTTTCAGGCCATCCGCCAGCAGAAGTTGCTCAAGCCGATATTGATTTTATTGATGAAATTGGCTTAAAGCAACACCTTTCACCTACAAGATCTAATGGTCTTGTATCTATGCTGAAGCAAATGAAACTGGATGCAGTTGCATTTCAGGCTTTATTACAGTCCAAACAGTAA
- a CDS encoding aminotransferase class V-fold PLP-dependent enzyme yields MSGTKIKGLDLTTIREEFPVLDQQVNGKPLVYFDNAATTQKPKAVIDSLVSYYSSYNANIHRGIHTLAEKATAAFESTREAIRAFINASSTEEIIFTKGTTESINLVAATWGKENIHKGDEIIVSGLEHHSNMVPWQILAAEKGAIVKIIPVNANGELILSDLNNLITDKTKIIALNHVSNALGTINPIAEVIKIAHSKNVKVLIDGAQAVSHLDIDVQKLDADFYAFSGHKMYGPTGIGILYGKKALLEEMPPYQGGGEMIKEVTYASCSFNELPYKFEAGTPNIADAIALKASVDFINKFGKQAIREVENQLLEYATQKLSAIPGLTIKGTAKEKVSVISFVIEGIHHQDLGILLDQEGIAIRTGHHCTQPLMGHFGIPGTARASFAVYNTFEEIDRLEAGIKKAVKMLK; encoded by the coding sequence ATGAGTGGAACAAAGATAAAAGGGCTAGACCTTACGACAATTAGAGAAGAATTCCCTGTGCTGGATCAGCAGGTAAACGGGAAACCTCTTGTTTATTTTGACAACGCAGCTACCACTCAGAAACCCAAGGCAGTTATTGACAGCCTTGTAAGCTACTATTCATCTTACAATGCCAATATTCATCGTGGCATTCACACCCTTGCAGAAAAAGCTACTGCTGCTTTTGAAAGCACCAGAGAGGCGATCAGAGCTTTTATAAATGCTTCATCTACCGAAGAGATTATCTTTACCAAAGGAACTACAGAGTCTATAAACCTTGTAGCTGCAACCTGGGGAAAAGAAAACATCCATAAGGGTGATGAAATCATCGTTTCCGGCCTGGAGCATCACTCCAATATGGTTCCCTGGCAGATACTTGCAGCTGAGAAAGGCGCTATCGTAAAGATTATTCCGGTTAACGCAAACGGAGAGTTGATACTTTCTGACTTAAATAACCTGATTACAGATAAGACCAAAATCATTGCCCTTAATCATGTTTCCAATGCATTAGGCACCATTAATCCAATAGCTGAGGTTATCAAAATAGCACACAGCAAAAACGTTAAAGTGCTTATAGACGGGGCTCAGGCAGTTTCTCACCTTGACATCGACGTTCAAAAACTGGATGCTGATTTCTATGCATTCTCCGGACATAAAATGTACGGTCCTACCGGAATCGGCATACTGTACGGTAAAAAAGCCCTATTGGAAGAAATGCCGCCCTACCAGGGAGGAGGAGAAATGATCAAAGAAGTAACTTATGCTTCATGTTCATTCAATGAATTACCATATAAATTTGAAGCTGGCACTCCAAACATTGCAGATGCTATTGCTTTAAAGGCCTCCGTAGATTTCATCAATAAATTTGGAAAGCAAGCGATAAGAGAGGTAGAGAATCAGCTTTTAGAATATGCCACTCAAAAACTATCTGCGATTCCTGGTCTTACCATTAAAGGAACTGCAAAAGAAAAAGTAAGTGTAATCTCTTTTGTGATTGAAGGTATTCACCATCAGGATCTGGGAATTCTGCTTGATCAGGAAGGCATAGCTATAAGAACAGGTCATCATTGTACTCAACCATTGATGGGTCATTTCGGCATTCCTGGTACAGCAAGGGCATCCTTTGCAGTTTATAATACTTTTGAAGAAATAGACAGACTGGAAGCTGGAATTAAAAAAGCTGTAAAGATGTTGAAGTAA
- a CDS encoding BrxA/BrxB family bacilliredoxin — MYPEALVAPMRADLSTAGFQELKSPEQVDQLLKNEKGTVLLVVNSVCGCAAGAARPGAKLAVSRSKVKPDVLATVFAGVDTAAVQKAREYFLPYPPSSPSMAIFKNGELVHFVERHHIEGRSAEMIAEHLQMVFEEIA, encoded by the coding sequence ATGTATCCAGAAGCACTAGTTGCGCCAATGCGCGCGGATCTAAGCACTGCCGGATTTCAGGAATTAAAATCACCTGAGCAGGTAGATCAGTTGCTTAAAAATGAGAAAGGCACTGTGTTGCTTGTTGTAAATTCTGTATGCGGTTGCGCTGCAGGAGCAGCAAGACCAGGAGCGAAACTTGCAGTAAGCAGAAGTAAAGTAAAACCTGACGTATTGGCAACTGTTTTTGCAGGTGTAGATACTGCAGCCGTTCAAAAGGCAAGGGAATATTTCCTCCCTTATCCTCCTTCATCTCCTTCCATGGCTATTTTCAAGAATGGAGAACTGGTACATTTTGTTGAAAGACATCATATTGAAGGAAGATCTGCTGAAATGATCGCTGAGCACCTTCAAATGGTATTCGAAGAAATTGCTTAA
- the sufD gene encoding Fe-S cluster assembly protein SufD, producing the protein MNLTTTEELVKTFNENSKRLSPAQSDVRKDAISAFQKQGFPGRKHEEWKYTNLAPVLGRDYLIEDTTTLNKKDIDGLLLSSMEANHLVFVNGNYNKELSSVNADEPIIISDLSQSGDINEYLTASSITLNDSITELNTALANGVVITVKKGKVVNKPIIIHFIGDGRKGNIFSNTRNIFILEENAQAIFIENYSTIGSNAHFSNNITQIVVKKDAYATYYKIQNDAKSDHVGTTQVYQPEKSNFAATTITLDGGIIRNNLNIRLSSEYSEASLVGLYMVKGNTHIDNHTLVDHAKANCYSNELYKGLLDDRSTGVFNGKIYVRQDAQKTNAFQSNKNILLSKDATMNTKPQLEIFADDVKCSHGATTGMMDEEPLFYLRSRGISEKKAKALLMHAFAADILEYIKLEPLKELLDQTILDRLS; encoded by the coding sequence ATGAATTTAACAACTACAGAAGAACTGGTAAAAACCTTCAACGAAAACTCAAAAAGGCTCTCTCCTGCTCAGTCTGATGTCAGGAAAGACGCGATCTCTGCGTTTCAGAAGCAAGGTTTTCCGGGAAGAAAACATGAAGAGTGGAAATATACCAATCTCGCCCCTGTACTAGGAAGAGATTATCTGATTGAGGATACAACCACCCTGAATAAAAAAGATATAGATGGTTTGTTGCTTTCATCAATGGAAGCTAATCATCTTGTTTTTGTTAATGGGAACTATAATAAAGAACTGTCATCGGTAAATGCTGATGAGCCAATTATTATCAGTGACCTGAGCCAGTCAGGAGATATCAATGAATATCTTACAGCTTCATCTATCACTCTAAATGATAGCATTACAGAACTCAACACAGCATTGGCTAATGGTGTTGTGATAACTGTTAAAAAAGGAAAAGTAGTAAACAAGCCAATTATTATTCATTTTATCGGTGATGGCAGAAAGGGTAATATCTTCTCCAATACAAGAAACATTTTCATTCTTGAAGAAAATGCTCAGGCTATTTTCATCGAAAACTATTCTACAATAGGCTCAAACGCTCATTTTTCAAACAACATTACTCAAATTGTTGTAAAGAAAGATGCTTATGCAACCTATTACAAAATACAAAATGATGCCAAGTCTGATCATGTTGGTACTACGCAGGTTTACCAGCCTGAGAAAAGCAATTTTGCAGCCACCACAATTACTCTAGACGGAGGCATTATCAGAAACAACCTTAACATCCGCCTTTCTTCAGAATATTCTGAGGCATCTCTGGTTGGACTATATATGGTAAAAGGCAATACACACATTGATAACCATACCCTTGTAGATCATGCAAAAGCCAACTGCTACAGCAATGAGCTATATAAAGGTTTGTTGGATGATAGGTCAACAGGTGTATTTAATGGTAAAATCTATGTAAGACAGGATGCACAAAAAACCAATGCATTTCAGTCAAACAAAAATATCCTTCTGAGCAAGGACGCTACCATGAACACAAAACCTCAGCTTGAAATCTTTGCTGATGATGTTAAATGTTCACATGGAGCCACAACAGGTATGATGGATGAAGAGCCATTGTTCTATTTGAGATCAAGAGGTATCAGTGAGAAAAAAGCAAAAGCATTGTTAATGCATGCTTTTGCTGCTGACATCCTTGAATACATCAAACTAGAGCCATTGAAAGAGTTGCTCGACCAGACCATCCTCGACAGATTAAGTTAA
- the sufB gene encoding Fe-S cluster assembly protein SufB: protein MSENIKILEEITSSEYKYGFETKIEADSAPKGLNEDIVKFISAKKNEPQWLLEWRLKAYRHWLTLTEPNWQNVNYPKINYQDIIYYSAPKPKVKLNSLDEIDPELKATFDKLGISLDEQKRLSGVAVDAVMDSVSVATTYKGKLAEQGIIFCSLSEAVQEHPELVKKYLGTVVPMTDNYFAALNSAVFSDGSFVFIPKGVRCPMELSTYFRINAANTGQFERTLIVAEDSSYVSYLEGCTAPMRDENQLHAAVVELIAMDNAEIKYSTVQNWYPGDKEGKGGIYNFVTKRGICSGVNSKISWTQVETGSSITWKYPSVILKGDNSIGEFYSVAVTNNMQQADTGTKMIHIGKNTKSRIVSKGISAGRSQNSYRGLVEVMKRAENARNFSQCDSLLMGDKCGAHTFPYIEVKNNTATVEHEATTSKIGEDQIFYCNQRGIGTEAAVALIVNGYCKEVLNQLPMEFAVEAQKLLAISLEGSVG, encoded by the coding sequence ATGAGTGAGAATATAAAAATTCTGGAAGAAATAACAAGCTCTGAGTACAAATACGGTTTCGAGACTAAAATTGAAGCGGATTCTGCACCTAAAGGGCTGAATGAAGATATTGTGAAGTTCATTTCAGCAAAGAAAAATGAACCACAGTGGCTTCTGGAATGGAGACTGAAAGCCTACAGACATTGGTTGACACTTACAGAACCTAACTGGCAGAATGTTAATTACCCTAAAATTAACTATCAGGACATTATATATTACTCTGCTCCTAAGCCTAAAGTAAAATTAAACAGCCTGGACGAGATTGATCCTGAATTAAAAGCTACGTTTGACAAACTGGGCATTTCCCTTGATGAGCAAAAGAGACTTTCAGGTGTAGCTGTAGATGCTGTAATGGATAGTGTTTCCGTAGCTACAACCTATAAAGGAAAGCTTGCAGAACAGGGAATTATATTCTGCTCTCTAAGCGAAGCTGTTCAGGAGCATCCTGAATTGGTGAAGAAATATCTGGGAACAGTAGTTCCCATGACAGATAATTATTTTGCTGCTCTTAACTCAGCAGTATTCAGTGACGGATCATTTGTATTTATTCCTAAAGGCGTCAGATGCCCGATGGAACTATCTACATACTTCCGTATCAATGCTGCAAATACAGGCCAGTTTGAGCGTACATTGATCGTTGCAGAAGATTCAAGTTATGTAAGTTACCTTGAGGGTTGTACAGCACCGATGAGAGACGAAAATCAGCTTCATGCTGCCGTTGTTGAACTTATAGCAATGGACAATGCTGAAATAAAATACTCTACCGTACAAAACTGGTACCCTGGAGACAAAGAAGGTAAAGGGGGGATTTATAACTTCGTTACCAAAAGAGGTATCTGCAGCGGTGTGAATTCAAAAATATCCTGGACACAGGTTGAAACCGGTTCTTCCATCACATGGAAATATCCAAGCGTAATCCTTAAAGGAGATAACTCTATCGGAGAATTCTACTCTGTAGCTGTAACAAACAACATGCAGCAAGCAGATACAGGGACGAAGATGATCCATATTGGAAAAAACACAAAAAGCCGGATTGTATCTAAAGGGATATCTGCCGGAAGAAGTCAGAACAGCTACAGAGGTCTTGTTGAAGTTATGAAGAGAGCTGAAAATGCAAGAAACTTCTCTCAATGTGATTCCCTTCTTATGGGAGATAAATGTGGAGCGCATACATTCCCTTATATAGAAGTAAAAAACAATACGGCTACTGTAGAACACGAAGCGACTACTTCCAAAATCGGAGAAGACCAGATCTTCTATTGCAACCAAAGGGGAATAGGAACAGAGGCTGCCGTAGCATTGATTGTAAATGGATATTGCAAGGAAGTATTAAATCAGCTTCCTATGGAATTTGCAGTTGAAGCGCAAAAACTTCTTGCTATCAGTCTTGAAGGAAGTGTCGGTTAA
- a CDS encoding cytochrome c oxidase subunit II yields the protein MKVFFWTIAGIVGISLFYVFLKILSDYILYRKNEIESKEDYNSLNAVLLISFLVTGLLLFFGYNYFHESPFLPVNASVHGIYVDRMFWITIALTGIVFLLTQILLFYFSYKYAKGKSKKAFYWKNNLFIEAIWFSVPTLAFIILFMTGNYYWNIINQGVSEDVLEIEILGEQFNWRLRYPGKDGKLGNYNFHYIDGINAMGLDLRDTNGYDDFMPVQLHLPRNKKVMLRIRSRDVIHSVYIPNLRVKMDAVPGMLTRFSFIPRYTTEEMREITKNPDFNYEIACAELCGRNHFSMLLILVVEDEEDYQRWYKKQIPWLARNSEYLVNVPAAGKEKAKQIIEAFSGKIISNL from the coding sequence ATGAAAGTTTTTTTCTGGACCATTGCGGGAATTGTAGGGATATCACTGTTTTATGTTTTTCTGAAAATCTTATCTGATTATATTCTTTACAGGAAAAACGAAATTGAATCAAAAGAGGACTATAATTCTCTAAATGCTGTTTTGCTCATTTCATTCCTTGTTACTGGGCTGCTTCTATTCTTTGGTTATAACTACTTCCATGAAAGTCCATTTCTTCCTGTAAATGCATCTGTGCATGGAATATATGTGGACAGGATGTTCTGGATAACTATTGCATTAACAGGTATTGTATTTTTATTGACACAAATCCTGTTATTTTATTTTTCTTATAAATACGCAAAGGGAAAAAGCAAAAAAGCCTTCTATTGGAAGAACAATCTCTTTATAGAAGCAATCTGGTTTTCTGTGCCTACACTTGCTTTTATAATTTTGTTTATGACAGGAAACTATTACTGGAATATAATCAATCAAGGTGTAAGTGAAGATGTTTTGGAGATAGAAATTCTGGGAGAACAATTCAATTGGAGGCTGAGATATCCTGGGAAAGATGGTAAACTTGGCAATTATAATTTTCATTATATCGATGGTATCAATGCCATGGGGTTGGATCTCAGAGATACCAATGGGTATGATGATTTCATGCCCGTGCAGTTACATCTTCCAAGAAACAAAAAAGTCATGTTGAGGATTCGTTCAAGAGATGTCATACACAGTGTATATATTCCTAATCTTAGAGTAAAGATGGATGCAGTACCTGGCATGCTTACAAGATTTTCTTTTATTCCAAGGTATACAACTGAAGAAATGAGGGAAATTACCAAAAATCCTGACTTTAATTATGAAATAGCCTGTGCTGAACTTTGCGGGAGAAATCATTTTTCAATGCTTTTAATTCTGGTTGTAGAAGATGAAGAGGATTATCAACGTTGGTATAAGAAGCAGATTCCCTGGCTGGCGAGGAATTCTGAGTATCTCGTAAATGTTCCTGCAGCTGGAAAAGAAAAAGCAAAACAAATAATTGAAGCATTTTCAGGAAAGATAATTTCTAATCTATAA
- a CDS encoding SDR family oxidoreductase: protein MAEQKIKKLADKIRELIRKEGQHSLEPEVVVITGGTSGVGRATAREFASKGAKVAILARGEDGLLGTKKDIEELGGVALTIKTDVADPVQVEKACREVEEKLGPIDVWINNAMTNIFSPVSRMRPDEFRRVTDVTYHGQVYGTLAVLNRMLSRNRGVILFVGSENASKGIPLQSAYCGAEQAIIGFVDSLRKELVHDKSNVRVTLVQLPAINTPQFNIVKSSLSNKTKPLGKIFQPEVAAEAIYFASRHNRKEVYAGNPSLESILGDNNPLVGGKFLSSSEIKRQLLNEPEDPGRRNNLWEPVPGDPMARGKFDDNASDFSPQLWLTKHRGVLMAAAGVLMAGIFVIKTLSGKKSNVPLSE from the coding sequence ATGGCAGAGCAAAAGATTAAGAAACTTGCAGATAAAATCAGAGAATTGATTAGAAAAGAGGGGCAGCATTCACTGGAACCTGAAGTAGTAGTAATCACTGGTGGTACTTCGGGTGTAGGAAGGGCTACTGCAAGGGAGTTTGCCAGTAAAGGAGCAAAGGTCGCAATCCTTGCGAGGGGCGAGGATGGTTTGCTGGGAACAAAAAAAGATATTGAAGAATTAGGTGGAGTAGCCCTGACAATTAAGACTGATGTTGCAGATCCTGTTCAGGTGGAGAAGGCATGCAGAGAAGTAGAAGAAAAACTTGGTCCTATAGATGTCTGGATCAACAATGCCATGACAAATATTTTTTCTCCCGTTAGTCGTATGAGACCTGATGAATTCAGAAGGGTGACGGACGTAACATATCATGGACAAGTCTACGGTACACTTGCAGTTCTTAATAGAATGTTATCAAGAAACAGAGGGGTAATTTTATTTGTAGGGTCCGAAAATGCTTCCAAAGGAATTCCATTGCAATCCGCTTATTGTGGCGCAGAGCAGGCTATAATTGGTTTTGTTGATTCACTCAGAAAAGAACTGGTTCATGATAAGAGTAATGTAAGGGTAACTCTTGTTCAGTTACCAGCAATTAATACTCCTCAGTTTAATATAGTTAAAAGCAGTCTTTCCAATAAAACTAAGCCTTTAGGGAAAATCTTCCAGCCTGAGGTAGCTGCTGAGGCAATATATTTCGCATCAAGACACAACAGAAAAGAAGTTTATGCAGGTAACCCTTCATTGGAGTCTATTTTGGGAGACAACAATCCACTGGTTGGTGGGAAGTTCCTTTCTTCTTCTGAAATTAAACGCCAGCTCTTAAATGAACCTGAAGATCCTGGAAGAAGAAATAATCTTTGGGAACCTGTGCCCGGAGACCCGATGGCTCGCGGTAAGTTTGACGATAATGCTTCTGATTTCAGTCCGCAGCTATGGTTAACAAAACACAGGGGAGTACTTATGGCAGCCGCAGGTGTATTGATGGCAGGCATCTTTGTCATAAAAACTCTATCAGGGAAAAAGTCCAATGTACCTCTTTCCGAATAA